The Seriola aureovittata isolate HTS-2021-v1 ecotype China chromosome 2, ASM2101889v1, whole genome shotgun sequence genome has a segment encoding these proteins:
- the si:dkeyp-67f1.2 gene encoding protein FAM3C, with translation MRYQATLYLAVVIAVLLMTWIVAMNLFDVQQKTSNVLAFSGIDKIKLGFQNAINQYEPQCSISTVCPPNHSSIQLRSGAANIIGPKICFDGKTIMSHVMNNVGRGLNIVVLNGETGAVEKFGYLNMRGGNANEILAYLKEIKTGSIVLVASYDDVAEKLTDEMREIFVEMGSSLITSVRTRDSWVFAGRAGTEHKSLFEKQAVNDAKTNVYEGWPDMVEVSGCFPRTDVED, from the exons ATGAGATATCAAG CTACTTTGTACCTTGCGGTTGTAATTGCTGTCCTCCTAATGACCTGGATAGTTGCCATGAATTTATTTGATgtacagcagaaaacaagcaaTGTTCTTG cattttctgGCATAGATAAAATTAAGCTAGGATTCCAAAACG CTATAAATCAATATGAACCACAATGCAGCATCTCCACAGTCTGTCCACCCAACCATTCTTCCATACAACTCCGGAGTGGAGCAGCTAATATTATCGGGCCAAAGATCTGTTTTGATGGCAAAAC CATCATGAGTCATGTGATGAATAACGTGGGACGCGGATTGAACATTGTGGTGCTAAATG GTGAAACTGGAGCTGTAGAAAAATTTGGCTATCTCAATATGAGAGGTGGAA ATGCAAACGAAATCCTGGCATACCTGAAGGAGATTAAAACTGGCAGTATTGTTTTGGTGGCCTCCTATGATGATGTGGCAGAAAA GTTGACAGACGAAATGAGGGAGATATTTGTTGAAATGGGAAGCTCTTTGATCACCTCTGTAAGAACACGAGACAGCTGGGTGTTTGCAGGAAGAGCAGGGACAGAACACAAAAGCCTCTTTGAGAAG CAAGCTGTTAATGATGCGAAAACCAACGTTTATGAAGGATGGCCAGATATGGTGGAGGTGAGCGGCTGTTTCCCAAGAACCGACGTTGAAGATTAA
- the LOC130176385 gene encoding actin-associated protein FAM107A encodes MGVTYGKKRDLQSFPGRSETYLNGSASVMQAHQHEQEDRCPKLQAFIRPQLQTEEESVLLIRPRKPLSPLTASKSHQELHKELQMTHNRRVCQEGRCELQQVLEKRKWDQKKKASRDQEEAKRNRSPLHQELLRRHHRLEKVESEETGQQREELEFLRVKERLRRTATLDAGEKEV; translated from the exons ATGGGAGTCACCTATGGAAAGAAG AGAGACCTGCAAAGTTTTCCAGGTAGAAGTGAGACATACCTGAACGGGTCGG CCTCAGTGATGCAGGCGCATCAGCATGAACAGGAAGACCGATGCCCAAAGCTTCAGGCCTTCATTCGACCTCAGCtacagactgaggaggagagtgtTCTCCTCATCAGACCCAGAAAACCTCTCAGTCCCTTAACTGCCTCCAAGAGCCACCAGGAGCTCCACAAAGAGCTGCAGATGACTCACAATAG gagGGTGTGTCAAGAAGGAAGATGTGAACTCCAGCAAGTGctagaaaagagaaaatgggaCCAAAAGAAGAAAGCGAGCAGAGATCAGGAGGAGGCAAAGAGGAACAGATCACCACTTCATCAAGAGCTGTTGAGAAGACATCATAGGCTAGAAAAA GTAGAGAGCGAGGAGACAGGGCAGCAGCGAGAGGAGCTAGAGTTCCTGCgagtgaaagagagactgaGGAGGACAGCAACGTTGGATGCAGGAGAAAAAGAAGTGTGA